Part of the Luteitalea sp. genome, TGCTGCGGTCGTCGCTGTCAGCGTCGTGATTTGACCGATCGTCGGTACCCGTGACGACCCTCTTTTCCGGTACCGCATCGCCTCCACCACCGCAGGGGACGGCCGGGGCCGCGGCGGTCGGCCGTCGGCCGCTGCGCGACAATCCCGTCCTCATCCTGCTCGCGATCGGCTTGCTGCTCGCGGCACTCGCCGCGATGGTGCGGCTCGCCGATCGCTCCGCCCAATTCACGCCTGACTTTCTCGCCGAGGTCGTCCTCTACGCGCTGTGTGCCGTCGACTTGACGATGCTCGTGGCACTGGTGTTCGTCCTGGGGCGCAACATCATCAAGCTGGTCGTCGAACGTCGCCGTGCGCTGCCATTCGCGCGCTTTCGCGCCAAGCTCGTGCTGGTGTTGCTCGGGATGACGTTCGTGCCTTCCGTGCTCGTGCTCATCGTCGGTGGCGAGCTCATTCGGAACAGCGCGAATCGTTGGTTCTCGTCGCCTATCGACGAAGTCCTGAGCTCGTCACGCGAGATCGCCAGTGAGTACTACGAGGAGCGGCAAACCGCGGTGCGGCGACATGCCGCGCGGTTGGCGAGGGTCCTGTCGTCCCGGGCAGTTGCCGCAGGCGACGTTGCCTCCGTGCGGGCGCAGGTTGCGCCCGACGTGACGCAGGGCCGGGTGGGCATGGTGGAGGTCTACCAAATCGTTCCCCGCACGTCACCACCCGAGGTGGTGTCAGTGTTCGAGGCGGCGGCGCCAACCTTGCCCGGAGATCACGTGCGCGCCTCGGCCGAGCGGCTTGCGGCGCGCGTCGCAGCCGGGAGCGCCGAGACGCGCCTGCTGGAGCCGCTGCGCAGCGGCGGCGAGCTCGTCCGGGCCGCGTCGCTCGTCAGGGCCTCGCCCGATTCTCAACCGGTTGGCGTCGTTGTCGTCAGCGATTACCTCACCGGCGAGCTGGCGCGCCACGCTCGAGGCATCGTTGGTGCCTACGAAGGCTATCAACAGCTCCGCGTGCTCAAACGCCCGCTCGAAGGCGTCTATCTCTCATTCTTCTTGATGATGACGCTGTTCATCCTCGTCAGTGCGACCTGGATGGGGTTGTATCTGGCCAAGCGGATTACTCGTCCCATCAACATGCTCGCGGCAGGCGCGCGTGAGATTGGCGCGGGGCATTTCGATCACCGGATCGAACCGGAGACGGTCGACGAATTCGGATCATTGGTGGATGCCTTCAACACGATGGCGAGCGAGCTCGCGGCAAGCCGGGAAAAATTGGAGCGGTCACGCCTGGAGCTCGAGCGCAAGAGCCTGGAGGCGGAAGGACGGCGCCGCTACATCGAGACCATCTTGAAGCGGATTGCCACGGGGGTGGTCTCGGTGGACAGCGGCGGCATCATCAGCACGATGAACAGTGCGGCCGCGCGATTGCTCACACTCGACGCCAGCGTGGTCGGCCGGCCCTACGCCGGCGTGTTTGGACGAGCAGACCTCGTGCCGCTCGTCGATCTCGCTCGACTTCGGCGGCGCCAGCAGGAAGCGGGCGGCGGCCAGGAGGTCGCGCTCGAGCGGGATGGCCGTGAGATCCACCTTGCGGTGGCCGCGACCCCGCTGCGCGAGTCCGACGGCGCGGCGGGAACGATTCTGGTGCTCGACGATGTGACCCCGCTCATCCGGGCGCAGCGTGTGGCCGCGTGGCGCGACGTGGCGCGCCGGCTTGCGCACGAGATCAAGAACCCACTGACACCGATTCAGCTTGGCGCCGAGCGGCTCCGTCGACACTTCGGTGATGCGGCCGAGCCGACGCGCGCGCTCGTCGAGGAGTGCTCGTCGATGATCGCGGTCGAAGTGGAGTCGCTCAAGTCCCTGGTCGACGAGTTCTCGCAGTTTGCCCGAATGCCAGCGCCTCGTACGGTGCCGTCCGATCTGCATGCGCTCCTCGACGATGCGCTGGTGTTGTACAGCGGCATCATGGACGGCGTGGTGATCGTCCGGCGATATGGAGAGGCGGTGCCGCTGGTCCGTGTCGATGCGGAGCAGTTCAGGCGTGTCGTGATCAACCTCGTCGA contains:
- a CDS encoding HAMP domain-containing protein, producing MTTLFSGTASPPPPQGTAGAAAVGRRPLRDNPVLILLAIGLLLAALAAMVRLADRSAQFTPDFLAEVVLYALCAVDLTMLVALVFVLGRNIIKLVVERRRALPFARFRAKLVLVLLGMTFVPSVLVLIVGGELIRNSANRWFSSPIDEVLSSSREIASEYYEERQTAVRRHAARLARVLSSRAVAAGDVASVRAQVAPDVTQGRVGMVEVYQIVPRTSPPEVVSVFEAAAPTLPGDHVRASAERLAARVAAGSAETRLLEPLRSGGELVRAASLVRASPDSQPVGVVVVSDYLTGELARHARGIVGAYEGYQQLRVLKRPLEGVYLSFFLMMTLFILVSATWMGLYLAKRITRPINMLAAGAREIGAGHFDHRIEPETVDEFGSLVDAFNTMASELAASREKLERSRLELERKSLEAEGRRRYIETILKRIATGVVSVDSGGIISTMNSAAARLLTLDASVVGRPYAGVFGRADLVPLVDLARLRRRQQEAGGGQEVALERDGREIHLAVAATPLRESDGAAGTILVLDDVTPLIRAQRVAAWRDVARRLAHEIKNPLTPIQLGAERLRRHFGDAAEPTRALVEECSSMIAVEVESLKSLVDEFSQFARMPAPRTVPSDLHALLDDALVLYSGIMDGVVIVRRYGEAVPLVRVDAEQFRRVVINLVDNAVDALTHQDGMRPADAEGVVTVETAHDSTHAVVRVIIADNGPGIPEVDRAKLFMPYYSTKRRGSGLGLAIVRRIVVEHGGNIEVGENAPSGARFTIELPC